In Bosea vestrisii, the following are encoded in one genomic region:
- the sufC gene encoding Fe-S cluster assembly ATPase SufC has protein sequence MLEIRNLTVKIADEDKQILNGLNLTVNAGEVAAIMGPNGSGKSTLSYVIAGKEDYEVLDGEILLNGENLLEMEADARAAAGIFLAFQYPLEIPGVATMTFLKAAMNAQRKARGEAELLTPDFIKRVNGAADKLGIDREMLRRPLNVGFSGGEKKRMEILQMALLSPSMCILDETDSGLDIDALRIVAEGVNALRAQNRGFLVITHYQRLLDHIVPDTVHVMSKGRIVRTGGKELALELEKSGYASYGEAA, from the coding sequence ATGCTCGAAATTCGCAATCTCACCGTCAAGATCGCCGACGAGGACAAGCAGATCCTCAACGGCCTCAACCTAACCGTGAACGCCGGCGAGGTCGCCGCGATCATGGGGCCGAACGGCTCCGGCAAGTCGACGCTGTCCTATGTCATCGCCGGCAAGGAGGACTATGAGGTCCTTGATGGCGAGATCCTGCTCAACGGCGAGAACCTGCTGGAGATGGAGGCCGACGCCCGCGCCGCCGCCGGCATCTTCCTCGCCTTCCAGTATCCGCTGGAGATCCCCGGCGTCGCCACCATGACCTTCCTCAAGGCGGCGATGAACGCGCAGCGCAAGGCGCGCGGCGAGGCCGAGTTGCTGACGCCGGACTTCATCAAGCGGGTCAACGGCGCCGCCGACAAGCTCGGCATCGACCGCGAGATGCTGCGCCGGCCGCTCAATGTCGGTTTCTCCGGGGGCGAGAAGAAGCGCATGGAAATCCTGCAGATGGCGCTGCTGTCGCCGTCGATGTGCATCCTCGACGAGACCGACTCCGGCCTCGACATCGATGCGCTGCGCATCGTTGCCGAGGGGGTGAACGCCCTGCGGGCCCAGAACCGCGGCTTCCTGGTGATCACCCACTATCAGCGCCTGCTCGATCATATCGTGCCCGACACCGTGCACGTCATGTCGAAGGGCAGGATCGTCAGGACCGGCGGCAAGGAGCTGGCGCTCGAGCTCGAGAAGAGCGGCTATGCCTCCTATGGCGAGGCCGCGTAA
- the sufB gene encoding Fe-S cluster assembly protein SufB encodes MAAVQETIDQVKSIDVTEYKYGFVTEIEMDKPAKGLTEDTVRYISARKNEPEWMLEWRLDAFRRWKTMTEPTWSRVNYPPINYQDIYYYAAPKKGADPKSLDEVDPAILKPTRSSVSRCASRKSLAGVAPENRVAVDAVFDSVSVVTTFKKELAQAGVIFCSISDAIKEHPELVKKYLATVVPVTDNYFATLNCAVFTDGSFVYIPKGVRCPMELSTYFRINEQNTGQFERTLIIADEGSYVSYLEGCTAPKRDENQLHAAVVELIALDDAEIKYSTVQNWYPGDAEGKGGIYNFVTKRGDCRGRNSKISWTQVETGSAITWKYPSCILRGDGSRGEFYSIAVSNGAQQVDSGTKMLHLGKNTTSKIIAKGIAAGKSDSTYRGMVSAHRKATNARNFTNCDSLLIGDQCGAHTIPYIEAKTSTAVFEHEATTSKIGEDQMFYCQQRGLSEEEAVALIVNGFVKEVLQQLPMEFAVEAQKLITISLEGSVG; translated from the coding sequence ATGGCAGCGGTCCAGGAGACCATCGACCAGGTCAAGTCGATCGACGTGACCGAGTACAAATACGGTTTCGTCACCGAGATCGAGATGGACAAGCCCGCCAAGGGCCTGACCGAAGACACGGTGCGCTATATCTCGGCCCGCAAGAACGAGCCGGAATGGATGCTGGAATGGCGGCTCGACGCCTTCCGGCGCTGGAAGACGATGACCGAGCCGACCTGGTCGCGCGTCAACTATCCGCCGATCAACTATCAGGATATCTACTATTACGCCGCGCCGAAGAAGGGTGCCGATCCGAAGTCGCTCGACGAGGTCGATCCGGCGATCCTGAAACCTACAAGAAGCTCGGTATCCCGCTGCGCGAGCAGGAAATCCCTGGCCGGCGTCGCGCCGGAGAATCGCGTCGCGGTCGACGCCGTATTCGACTCGGTCTCGGTCGTCACCACCTTCAAGAAGGAGCTGGCGCAGGCTGGCGTGATCTTCTGCTCGATCTCGGATGCGATCAAGGAGCACCCCGAGCTGGTGAAGAAGTACCTCGCCACGGTCGTGCCGGTGACCGACAACTATTTCGCGACGCTGAACTGCGCCGTCTTCACAGACGGCTCCTTCGTCTACATCCCCAAGGGCGTGCGCTGCCCGATGGAGCTGTCGACCTATTTCCGCATCAACGAGCAGAATACCGGCCAGTTCGAGCGCACGCTGATCATCGCCGATGAGGGCTCCTATGTGAGCTATCTCGAAGGCTGCACCGCGCCCAAGCGTGACGAGAACCAGCTGCATGCGGCGGTGGTCGAGCTGATCGCGCTCGACGATGCCGAGATCAAATACTCGACCGTGCAGAACTGGTATCCGGGCGACGCCGAGGGCAAGGGCGGCATCTACAACTTCGTGACCAAGCGCGGCGATTGCCGCGGCAGGAACTCGAAGATCTCGTGGACGCAGGTCGAGACCGGCTCGGCGATCACCTGGAAGTACCCGTCCTGCATCCTGCGCGGCGACGGCTCGCGCGGCGAGTTCTATTCGATCGCGGTCTCGAACGGCGCGCAGCAGGTCGATAGCGGCACCAAGATGCTGCATCTCGGCAAGAACACGACGTCGAAGATCATCGCCAAGGGCATCGCGGCCGGAAAGTCCGACTCGACTTATCGCGGCATGGTTTCGGCCCATCGCAAGGCGACAAACGCGCGCAACTTCACCAACTGCGACTCGCTGCTGATCGGCGACCAGTGCGGCGCCCACACCATCCCCTACATCGAGGCCAAGACCTCGACGGCCGTGTTCGAGCACGAGGCAACCACGTCGAAGATCGGCGAGGACCAGATGTTCTACTGCCAGCAGCGCGGCCTCTCCGAGGAGGAGGCGGTGGCGCTGATCGTCAACGGCTTCGTCAAGGAGGTGCTGCAGCAGCTCCCGATGGAGTTCGCCGTCGAGGCGCAGAAGCTGATCACAATCTCGCTCGAGGGCTCCGTCGGCTGA
- a CDS encoding cysteine desulfurase family protein, which produces MFATTRSYLDHNATTPVRPAVAEAMLRALQMPGNPSSVHNEGRAARGAIEQARQQVASLVGAKASNVVFTSGGTEANATILSPGLSDCSGARDCVRAPVTLLLHSVSEHPCVRDGHRFPADQAEVIPVDSEGLVDLGWLDERLSRFAAEQPDERALISVHLANNETGVLQPIAEIVTIARHYSALVHSDAVQAAGKIAIDINALGLDALTLSAHKIGGPKGIGAIVFRTGALELADKPLRGGGQERGWRAGTENLPGIVGFGVAAEEAGKALATEATRLAALRDQLETRLMALAPDTAIFGARASRLPNTSAFATPGIKAETALIMLDLSGVALSSGSACSSGKVRRSHVLTAMGVDPVMSEGALRASLGWTTCEADIDQFIAAYAKALTANPNRKVQAAA; this is translated from the coding sequence GTGTTTGCGACGACCCGCAGCTATCTCGACCACAACGCCACGACGCCGGTGCGGCCGGCTGTGGCGGAGGCGATGCTGCGGGCCTTGCAGATGCCGGGCAATCCGTCCTCCGTCCATAATGAGGGCCGGGCGGCTCGCGGTGCTATCGAGCAGGCGCGCCAGCAGGTTGCGTCGCTCGTCGGCGCCAAGGCGAGCAATGTCGTCTTCACCAGTGGCGGCACCGAGGCCAATGCGACGATCCTGTCGCCGGGCCTCAGCGATTGCAGTGGCGCGCGCGATTGCGTGCGGGCGCCGGTGACGCTGCTGTTGCACAGCGTCAGCGAGCACCCTTGCGTGCGCGACGGTCATCGCTTCCCTGCGGATCAGGCTGAAGTGATCCCTGTTGATAGTGAGGGGCTCGTCGATCTCGGCTGGCTCGATGAGCGGCTTTCGAGGTTTGCGGCAGAGCAGCCGGATGAGCGCGCACTGATATCGGTGCACCTTGCAAACAACGAAACGGGCGTGTTGCAGCCGATCGCCGAGATCGTCACCATCGCCAGGCACTATAGCGCGCTCGTGCATTCCGACGCCGTCCAGGCCGCCGGCAAGATCGCGATCGATATCAATGCCTTGGGCCTCGATGCTCTGACATTGTCGGCCCACAAGATCGGCGGCCCCAAGGGCATCGGTGCGATCGTCTTCCGGACCGGAGCGCTCGAACTCGCCGACAAGCCCCTGCGCGGCGGTGGCCAGGAACGCGGCTGGCGCGCCGGCACCGAGAACCTGCCGGGCATCGTCGGCTTCGGCGTTGCAGCGGAAGAGGCGGGCAAGGCGCTTGCCACCGAGGCGACCCGGCTGGCTGCGCTGCGCGACCAGTTGGAGACGCGGCTCATGGCGCTCGCGCCCGATACGGCGATCTTCGGTGCCAGGGCTTCGCGCCTGCCCAACACCTCCGCCTTCGCGACGCCCGGCATCAAGGCCGAGACGGCGCTGATCATGCTCGATCTTTCCGGCGTCGCCCTGTCCTCGGGCTCGGCCTGCTCGTCCGGCAAGGTCAGGCGCTCGCACGTCCTGACAGCCATGGGTGTTGACCCTGTCATGAGCGAAGGGGCCTTGCGCGCCTCGCTCGGATGGACCACCTGCGAGGCAGACATCGACCAATTCATCGCGGCCTATGCGAAGGCGCTGACCGCGAACCCGAACCGGAAGGTTCAGGCAGCCGCCTGA
- a CDS encoding alpha/beta hydrolase, whose amino-acid sequence MPEVIFNGPAGRIEGRYQPAKKRGAPLAIILHPHPQFGGTMNNQIVYNLFYTFVNRGFSALRFNFRGVGRSQGQFDHGAGELSDAAAALDWMQALNPEAKSCWITGVSFGAWIGMQLLMRRPEIEGFMSIAAMANRYDFSFLAPCPSSGLFVHGSEDRVAPVKEVMAVIEKVKTQKGIQIEHAVVEGANHFFDGRVDQLMEQVSAYLDRKVGPEILKSEQEKV is encoded by the coding sequence ATGCCAGAGGTGATTTTCAACGGACCGGCCGGCCGGATCGAGGGCCGGTACCAGCCCGCCAAGAAGCGTGGCGCGCCGCTGGCGATCATCCTGCACCCGCACCCGCAATTCGGCGGGACGATGAACAACCAGATCGTCTATAACCTGTTCTACACCTTCGTGAATCGCGGCTTCTCGGCCCTGCGCTTCAATTTCCGCGGCGTCGGCCGCAGCCAGGGCCAGTTCGACCACGGCGCCGGCGAGCTCTCGGATGCCGCAGCTGCGCTTGACTGGATGCAGGCGCTGAACCCGGAGGCCAAGAGCTGCTGGATCACCGGCGTCTCCTTCGGCGCATGGATCGGCATGCAGCTTCTGATGCGCCGTCCCGAGATCGAAGGCTTCATGTCGATCGCGGCGATGGCGAACCGCTACGACTTCTCCTTCCTCGCTCCCTGCCCCTCGTCGGGCCTGTTCGTGCACGGTTCGGAAGATCGCGTCGCGCCGGTCAAGGAGGTCATGGCTGTGATCGAGAAGGTGAAGACCCAGAAGGGCATCCAGATCGAGCACGCCGTGGTCGAAGGCGCCAACCACTTCTTCGACGGCCGCGTCGACCAGCTGATGGAACAGGTCAGCGCCTATCTCGACCGCAAGGTCGGCCCCGAGATCCTCAAGAGCGAGCAGGAAAAGGTCTGA
- the gcvA gene encoding transcriptional regulator GcvA encodes MPAPSPPPKLPPLAAVRVFEAAARHQNFTRAAEELGMTQAAVSYQIRLLEDRVGAALFVRQPRQVVLTAIGQRLAGPVGKALADIGTVFRDICEANQTVLTISSLQTMAITWLSPRLAQFQIENPQFAVRVRTSQHLVDFATEAVDLAVRYGPGSWPGVAAEKLFACHYAPLCSPELRERLQLREAADLLRAPLLSPDETSWKVWFADLGLDQPQQGGRAMSLEMQAMNVQAAMRGHGVAMAVPELFAYDIAAGRLVFAVEHAIRDQWAYWVVYPAERQRERKLRLFRDWILAEARAAEMTLPFMASSRGLIHPST; translated from the coding sequence ATGCCCGCGCCTTCGCCGCCGCCCAAGCTTCCGCCTCTCGCCGCGGTCCGCGTCTTCGAGGCTGCGGCGCGCCACCAGAATTTCACCCGCGCCGCCGAGGAACTCGGCATGACCCAGGCTGCCGTGAGCTATCAGATCCGGCTGCTGGAGGATCGCGTCGGGGCTGCCTTGTTCGTGCGCCAGCCGCGCCAGGTCGTGTTGACGGCGATCGGCCAACGGCTCGCAGGGCCGGTAGGCAAGGCGCTCGCCGATATCGGGACGGTGTTCCGCGACATCTGCGAGGCAAACCAGACGGTCCTGACGATCTCGTCGCTGCAGACAATGGCAATCACCTGGCTGTCACCGCGGTTGGCCCAGTTCCAGATCGAGAACCCGCAGTTCGCCGTGCGCGTCAGGACTTCGCAGCATCTCGTCGATTTCGCCACCGAGGCTGTCGATCTCGCCGTGCGCTATGGGCCGGGCTCATGGCCAGGCGTCGCGGCGGAGAAGCTGTTCGCCTGCCATTATGCGCCGCTCTGTTCCCCCGAACTGCGCGAACGGTTGCAACTGCGCGAGGCGGCCGATCTGCTGCGCGCGCCGTTGCTCAGTCCCGACGAGACGTCTTGGAAGGTCTGGTTCGCCGATCTCGGCCTCGACCAGCCTCAGCAGGGCGGCCGGGCGATGTCGCTGGAGATGCAGGCGATGAATGTCCAGGCCGCGATGCGCGGGCACGGCGTCGCGATGGCCGTGCCCGAACTCTTCGCCTACGATATCGCGGCCGGGCGGCTCGTCTTCGCGGTGGAGCACGCCATACGCGACCAGTGGGCCTACTGGGTGGTCTATCCGGCGGAACGCCAGCGCGAGCGCAAGCTCAGGTTGTTCCGGGACTGGATACTGGCGGAGGCGCGGGCAGCGGAGATGACGCTGCCGTTCATGGCCTCGAGCCGGGGCTTGATCCACCCATCAACGTGA
- a CDS encoding DUF1127 domain-containing protein yields the protein MTCLSQTAPLAPRSGASLLHGLLALWQRHSSAAPTRYPLATLDDRALRDLGLTREVLEPPHRSIRAGLWLDRIPG from the coding sequence ATGACCTGCCTTTCGCAAACGGCGCCGCTCGCCCCACGCAGCGGCGCTTCCCTCCTGCACGGCCTGCTGGCGCTCTGGCAGCGCCACTCGAGCGCCGCTCCCACGCGTTACCCTCTCGCGACGCTGGACGATCGCGCGCTCCGCGACCTTGGGCTCACACGCGAAGTCCTGGAGCCACCGCACCGCAGCATCCGCGCCGGGCTATGGCTCGATCGCATTCCCGGATGA
- the tyrS gene encoding tyrosine--tRNA ligase has protein sequence MTTFKSDFLRALDERGLIHQVSNPEELDTLCRQGPQTAYVGYDATATSLHIGNLISVTMLYWFQETGHRPITLMGGGTSMVGDPSFRDDQRKLLSIEEINANIESIKKVYSRILRYGDGPTDALMVNNADWLLKLNYVEFLREVGRHFSVNRMLSFDSVKLRLDREQSLSFLEFNYMIMQGYDFVELNRRYGCRLQMGGSDQWGNIINGVDLAHRMDGKQLFALTTPLLTTSSGAKMGKTASGAVWLNGDLFSPYEFWQYFRNTEDADVGRFLKVFTRLPLAEIAKLAALGGSEANEAKKVLATEATALLHGREAAEAAAETARKTFEEGTTAHDLPSVEVPAVELKAGVGVLNAFVTAGLVPSTGEARRQIKAGGLRVNDAQVSDERATLSPADLVDGAVKLSFGKKKHVLLRPV, from the coding sequence ATGACCACCTTCAAATCGGACTTCCTGCGTGCGCTCGACGAGCGCGGCCTCATCCATCAGGTCTCCAACCCGGAGGAGCTGGACACGCTCTGCCGACAGGGGCCACAGACCGCCTATGTCGGCTATGACGCGACCGCAACCAGCCTGCACATCGGCAACCTGATCTCGGTCACCATGCTCTACTGGTTCCAGGAGACCGGGCATCGGCCGATCACGCTGATGGGTGGCGGCACCTCGATGGTCGGCGACCCGTCCTTCCGCGACGACCAGCGCAAGCTGCTCTCGATCGAGGAGATCAACGCCAATATCGAGAGCATCAAGAAGGTCTATTCGCGCATCCTGCGCTATGGCGACGGCCCGACCGATGCGTTGATGGTGAACAACGCCGACTGGCTGCTCAAGCTCAACTATGTCGAGTTCCTGCGCGAGGTCGGCCGGCATTTCTCGGTCAACCGGATGCTATCCTTCGACTCGGTGAAGCTGCGGCTCGATCGCGAGCAGTCGCTGTCCTTCCTCGAGTTCAACTACATGATCATGCAGGGCTACGACTTCGTCGAGCTCAACCGCCGCTATGGTTGCCGCCTGCAGATGGGCGGCTCCGATCAGTGGGGCAACATCATCAACGGCGTCGACCTCGCGCACCGCATGGACGGGAAGCAGCTCTTCGCGCTGACGACGCCGCTGCTGACGACGTCATCCGGCGCCAAGATGGGCAAGACTGCCAGCGGCGCCGTCTGGCTCAACGGCGATCTCTTCAGCCCCTATGAGTTCTGGCAGTATTTCCGCAACACCGAGGATGCCGATGTCGGCCGTTTCCTCAAGGTGTTCACCCGCCTGCCGCTGGCCGAGATCGCCAAGCTCGCGGCGCTCGGCGGCTCGGAGGCCAACGAGGCTAAGAAGGTGCTGGCCACTGAGGCGACGGCGCTGCTGCATGGCCGTGAGGCGGCCGAGGCCGCAGCCGAGACCGCCCGCAAGACCTTCGAGGAAGGTACGACAGCGCACGATCTGCCGAGCGTCGAGGTGCCGGCAGTCGAGCTCAAGGCCGGGGTCGGCGTGCTCAATGCCTTCGTCACCGCCGGTCTCGTGCCATCGACCGGCGAGGCCCGCAGGCAGATCAAGGCCGGCGGCCTGCGCGTCAACGATGCTCAGGTCAGCGATGAGCGCGCAACACTGTCGCCGGCCGATCTGGTCGACGGCGCCGTCAAGCTCTCCTTTGGCAAGAAGAAGCACGTCCTGTTGCGGCCGGTCTGA
- a CDS encoding peroxiredoxin, translating into MALDEGIAAPDFTLPTDGGGTLTLSSLRGGTVALYAYPQDDTQSCTNEALSFDALREEFAAAGATVIGISPDSVKRHDKFKQKYGLRLTLVSDEERAAIEAYGLWVQKQMYGRQYMGVERSTFLIDATGNIARVWAKVRVKGHAEEVLAAARAL; encoded by the coding sequence ATGGCGTTGGACGAAGGCATTGCGGCCCCAGACTTCACCTTGCCGACGGATGGCGGCGGAACCCTGACGCTCTCCAGCCTGCGTGGCGGCACGGTCGCGCTCTACGCCTACCCGCAGGACGACACGCAAAGCTGCACCAATGAGGCCCTCTCCTTCGACGCACTGCGCGAGGAATTCGCCGCCGCGGGCGCGACCGTGATCGGCATCTCGCCGGATTCGGTGAAGCGCCACGACAAGTTCAAACAGAAATACGGGCTGCGACTCACTCTCGTTTCGGACGAGGAGCGGGCAGCGATCGAAGCTTATGGCCTCTGGGTCCAGAAGCAGATGTATGGACGTCAGTATATGGGTGTCGAGCGCAGCACCTTCCTGATCGATGCGACGGGCAACATCGCTCGCGTCTGGGCCAAGGTCCGGGTCAAGGGCCATGCCGAGGAGGTGCTCGCCGCTGCCCGGGCGCTCTGA
- a CDS encoding M23 family metallopeptidase has protein sequence MTGVLSRRNFTISRSTALFGLSLLALTTAWSGATSWYILRKDDLAARLISRETSRQYAYEDRIAVLRADVDRLASRALLDQDGVEARVGEIATRQAELESRQSLVNAVAESLQSAGIGVSQAAKNPLRQRMIKPEEPIRASGVTSFAPFASGKPTPAPETLPLRGADDRPAPWQSGEAEEPVPPAKRVAGALIQLDQSIERSSAAQLAALRDIDQTLGETQKTLRGALAETRLDTDKLAAANSVTKGVGGPLVPLNIDPAAGPFEATLSSLQPRIAAVFGLRGLVERLPLNRPLDGELELSSNYGYRADPFTRGAALHTGMDLRAEHGAPVRATGPGKVVTAEYSGGYGNMVEIEHANGLTTRYAHMSAILVSLGQTVTSGTLIGRVGSTGRSTGPHLHYETRLDGDPIDPNRFLRAGNKLAGRV, from the coding sequence GTGACGGGTGTCCTGTCCCGCCGCAACTTCACGATCAGCCGCTCCACCGCATTGTTCGGCCTGAGCCTGCTGGCGCTGACCACCGCTTGGAGCGGTGCGACGAGCTGGTACATCCTGCGCAAGGACGATCTCGCCGCGCGGCTGATCAGCCGTGAAACCTCGCGCCAATACGCCTATGAGGACCGGATCGCGGTGTTGCGTGCCGATGTCGACCGGCTCGCCAGCCGTGCCTTGCTTGATCAGGACGGGGTCGAGGCCCGTGTCGGCGAGATCGCCACGCGCCAGGCCGAACTCGAATCGCGGCAGTCCCTGGTCAACGCCGTCGCCGAGAGCCTGCAATCGGCCGGCATCGGGGTGTCGCAAGCGGCGAAGAACCCGCTTCGCCAGCGCATGATCAAGCCCGAGGAGCCGATCCGTGCCTCCGGCGTCACCAGCTTCGCGCCTTTCGCATCCGGCAAGCCGACACCGGCTCCGGAGACCTTGCCGTTGCGCGGCGCCGACGACCGCCCTGCCCCCTGGCAATCGGGCGAGGCCGAGGAGCCGGTGCCGCCGGCCAAGCGTGTCGCCGGAGCGCTGATCCAGCTCGATCAATCGATCGAGCGCAGCTCGGCCGCCCAGCTTGCAGCCCTGCGCGACATCGACCAGACCCTCGGCGAGACCCAGAAGACGCTGCGCGGCGCGCTCGCGGAAACCAGGCTCGACACCGACAAGCTCGCGGCCGCGAACTCCGTCACAAAGGGCGTCGGCGGGCCGCTCGTTCCCCTCAACATCGACCCTGCGGCGGGTCCCTTCGAGGCTACGCTAAGCTCGTTGCAGCCGCGCATAGCGGCTGTGTTTGGCTTGCGCGGCCTCGTCGAGCGGTTGCCGCTGAACAGGCCGCTCGACGGAGAACTCGAGCTGAGCTCCAACTATGGCTACCGCGCCGACCCCTTTACGCGTGGGGCCGCCCTGCACACCGGGATGGATCTGCGTGCCGAGCACGGCGCGCCGGTGCGCGCCACCGGCCCGGGAAAAGTCGTGACCGCCGAATATTCGGGTGGCTACGGCAACATGGTCGAGATCGAGCACGCGAACGGCCTCACCACACGCTACGCTCATATGTCGGCGATCCTGGTCAGCCTGGGCCAGACGGTGACCAGCGGGACCCTCATCGGCCGCGTCGGCTCGACCGGCCGCTCGACCGGGCCGCATCTGCACTACGAAACCCGCCTCGACGGCGATCCTATCGATCCGAACCGTTTCCTGCGGGCCGGCAACAAGCTCGCCGGGCGGGTTTGA
- a CDS encoding SGNH/GDSL hydrolase family protein yields MSEAKRSRGREILINLAVSVGSIVVFLLFCELVLFRFVLPASDVPRNVFVNEVVRYQPGQSGVWRVRDEIAAPFKINAQGWNSPLPDYPVERKPGVARIAFVGDSFVEALQVPLDKSFAEAVGAKLAAVGPVEIQRFGVAGAPLSQYLQMIEREVVQRRPDRIVVNLVHNDFDESFVFKPGRYTSSFLKLKIEGGKVVGEVAPEPWRAGWLEFVRQSATARFLLYRWQVRPQALVDAILGPARAAGEGGYAANIDVASVLAQEADIRVATDYLFSRLKARADTIGAKLQLVMDGDREAIYAGRADSPALKLNRIAAEMAGKHGIAFLDLHPVFAAEWAKAGKRFEFQADAHWNEYGHQVAAAAIAEALR; encoded by the coding sequence TTGAGCGAGGCCAAACGCTCCCGCGGCCGCGAGATCCTGATCAATCTCGCGGTCTCGGTCGGCAGCATCGTCGTCTTCCTGCTGTTCTGCGAGCTGGTGCTGTTCCGCTTCGTGCTGCCGGCGAGCGACGTGCCGCGCAACGTCTTCGTCAACGAAGTCGTGCGCTACCAGCCGGGACAGAGCGGCGTCTGGCGCGTGCGCGACGAGATCGCCGCACCGTTCAAGATCAACGCGCAGGGCTGGAACTCGCCGCTGCCGGATTATCCGGTCGAGCGCAAACCCGGTGTCGCCCGCATCGCCTTCGTCGGCGACAGCTTCGTCGAGGCGCTGCAGGTGCCGCTCGACAAGAGCTTTGCCGAAGCGGTTGGCGCCAAGCTTGCTGCCGTGGGGCCGGTCGAGATTCAGCGCTTCGGGGTCGCCGGCGCTCCGCTCAGCCAGTATCTGCAGATGATCGAGCGCGAAGTCGTGCAGCGGCGGCCCGACCGGATCGTGGTCAACCTGGTCCACAACGACTTCGACGAGAGCTTCGTCTTCAAGCCGGGGCGCTACACCTCGAGCTTCCTCAAGCTGAAAATCGAAGGCGGCAAGGTCGTCGGTGAGGTCGCACCCGAGCCCTGGCGTGCCGGTTGGCTCGAATTCGTTCGCCAGAGCGCGACGGCGCGCTTCCTGCTCTATCGCTGGCAGGTCAGGCCACAGGCGCTGGTCGACGCGATCCTCGGGCCCGCCAGGGCCGCGGGCGAGGGCGGCTATGCCGCCAATATCGACGTGGCGAGTGTGCTCGCGCAGGAGGCCGATATCCGCGTCGCCACGGATTACCTGTTCAGCCGGCTGAAGGCGCGCGCCGACACGATCGGGGCAAAGCTCCAACTCGTCATGGATGGCGATCGCGAGGCGATCTATGCCGGCCGGGCCGACAGCCCGGCGCTGAAGCTCAACCGGATCGCCGCCGAGATGGCCGGCAAGCACGGTATCGCCTTCCTTGACCTGCATCCGGTTTTCGCCGCCGAATGGGCCAAGGCCGGCAAACGCTTCGAGTTCCAGGCCGATGCTCACTGGAACGAGTATGGCCATCAGGTGGCAGCCGCCGCTATTGCCGAAGCCTTGCGCTGA
- the prfB gene encoding peptide chain release factor 2 (programmed frameshift) has translation MRPEIQTQLDNAKQSIGLLRRHLDWDVAQRRLAELNALSEGPDFWNDAENAQKLMRERTSLEDQINGIAKLERDLDDALTLIELGEMEDDEATVSEGEAAIKAVEVEAARRQVETLLSGEADMLDTYVEIHPGAGGTESQDWAEMLLRMYRRWGERRKFKVETLDYQDGDQAGIKSATLQFKGHNAYGWLKTESGVHRLVRISPFDSNARRQTSFASVWVYPVVDDRIVIDVKESDCRIDTYRAQGAGGQHINTTDSAVRITHIPTGIAVTCQQERSQHKNRAKAWDMLRARLYEVELKKREDKANAEQASKTDIGWGHQIRSYVLQPYQLVKDLRTGVASTAPADVLDGELDPFMEASLAQRVYGTTVEVEDLD, from the exons ATGCGCCCAGAGATTCAGACGCAGCTCGACAACGCCAAGCAGTCGATTGGACTGCTGAGGAGGCATCTT GACTGGGATGTCGCACAACGACGCCTGGCGGAGCTGAACGCGCTTTCCGAAGGTCCGGATTTCTGGAACGACGCCGAGAACGCGCAGAAGCTGATGCGCGAGCGGACCTCGCTCGAAGACCAGATCAACGGCATAGCCAAGCTCGAGCGCGATCTCGACGATGCGCTGACGCTGATCGAGCTCGGCGAGATGGAAGACGACGAGGCGACCGTCTCCGAGGGCGAGGCGGCGATCAAGGCGGTCGAGGTCGAGGCGGCGCGGCGGCAGGTCGAGACCCTGCTGTCGGGCGAAGCCGACATGCTCGACACCTATGTCGAGATCCATCCCGGCGCCGGCGGCACCGAGAGCCAGGACTGGGCCGAGATGCTGCTGCGCATGTACCGGCGCTGGGGCGAGCGGCGGAAGTTCAAGGTCGAGACGCTCGACTATCAGGACGGCGACCAGGCCGGCATCAAGTCGGCAACCCTGCAGTTCAAGGGGCATAATGCCTATGGCTGGCTGAAGACCGAATCCGGCGTGCACCGGCTGGTGCGGATTTCGCCGTTCGATTCGAACGCCAGGAGACAGACCTCCTTTGCCTCGGTCTGGGTCTATCCAGTGGTCGACGACCGTATCGTCATCGACGTCAAGGAGTCCGACTGCCGGATCGACACCTATCGGGCCCAGGGTGCCGGCGGCCAGCACATCAACACCACCGATTCGGCGGTGCGCATCACCCATATCCCGACCGGGATCGCCGTGACCTGCCAGCAGGAGCGCTCGCAGCACAAGAACCGGGCCAAGGCCTGGGACATGCTGCGCGCCCGCCTCTACGAGGTCGAGCTCAAGAAACGCGAAGACAAGGCGAACGCAGAGCAAGCCTCCAAGACCGATATCGGCTGGGGCCACCAGATCCGCTCCTATGTGCTGCAGCCCTATCAGCTGGTGAAGGATCTGCGCACGGGCGTCGCCTCGACGGCACCGGCCGACGTGCTCGATGGCGAACTCGATCCGTTCATGGAGGCGTCGCTGGCGCAGCGCGTCTATGGCACGACCGTCGAAGTCGAGGACCTCGATTGA